The DNA region TCATGGTCGTCAGTTTCGGCACAGACAATACGCGAGAAGCGGTGAAGGAATTGGAGTCCATGGAGTATCCCTTTATCCCCGCCGAGGGAGGAGAGAAGGTAAGGCCATTCAGAGACTGCGAATTTGCCTTTATTCATCCGAAGAAAGCAAACAATGTGCTCCTCGAACTGATTGACTACAAGTGGGACGAGTTGAAGGAGAAATAGATCAACTGTTCTGTGAGACCGTTCTGATTTTTAACAAAAAGACGATCAGTTCGAAATATTCTTCCTGATGCCAAATAGTACGTGCAGGTTTACGCATGTTTTTCACCTTTTCCCGTCTGATAATTTCAAAATAGCAGCCCTCTTTTAAGGACAAAGGCATGGTCAGTCGTAAACCACCCTTGGATACCTCCGCCCCAAGCGGAGGGGAGGTTCATGGGATCAGGCTATGTGGGGTGCATCCCCTTTTCGAGATACTTTTTAGCGAGATTAATGTAGAGGTCTTTGCCCATGGTCCAGAATTCAATATCTTTCCGGGCGATGGCGCGGATTATCCTTGTAGGATTCCCCCCTGCCACCACGTCGCGGGGAATGATCTGATTCATTTTCACTACGGCGCCTTCGGCGATGATCGTATTTTCCCCTATTTCCGAGCGGATACTCAGGATCGCGCCCATGCCGATTACCGAGAGTCTGCCGATGGAGGCGGAATGGATTATCGCCCCGTGGCCTATGGTTACCCTTTCGCCTATTTCGGAGGTGGAATCCGGGGGCGCATGGACGATAACGCCTTCTTCCACCGCAACTCCGGAGCGGACAATGATAGAGCCATAGTCCCCGCGGAGTATCGCCCCATGTCCGATATAGCAGTTGTCGCCTATTACTACATCGCCTATGACAAGGGCGTGCTCGCTTACATAGGTATCCTTCCCGACCTTGGGTTGTCTGCCGTCAAATGAGTATTGGATTTTTCATCCTCCTTTTTTTCTAAAGCTCCGGTATAAACGGACCTTGCCGTGCTACTAGGTCCGGAGTCATGGGGTGCTGTGCAGGAACAAGGATAAGGTTCTTTTATATGTCCATCATGCACAGGGTATCCGTCCCTTCTATACCGGTACGATGTCAATGGGAAAATCGACAACCCTTTCCAAGCGGTCCTTTCTCACGATGTAGTCGACCTCAATCCCTACCGCACCTTCGTTTGGGAAGATGAACTTGGGCTCAAAAGCAAAGACCATGCCCTCTTTGAGCGTAATGTGGTGTCTTGGCGTGATGACGGGCAGCTCGTTGATCTCAAGGCCAAGGCCATGGCCTACAAAACCCACTTGCCCTTCGCCGTATCCCATGAAATGATCTTCAAGACGGGCCTTCTTCGCTTTTTCATGGGCCCTGATGAAGATCTCCGTGCCGTCGATACCCTCTTTGCCAAAAACAGTAGCGTCTTCCACTATCTCGCGGGCCACCTCGTAGGCCTTGAAAAATATCTCTTTCAGCTCTCCCGCGGCGTATACGCGCGTCTCGTCAGTAATATAGCCGTTGTAACCGCTGCCATAATCAATAATAAGAGGGATTCCTCTTTGCACCGTATTGATGGACGGACCCTGACCAATGGCGTGGGTGACTCCCACCCCCGAGATGGGGACGTCAGCGCCTGAGGCATATGTGGCCGAGTGGCCATGGGTGACGTAGATATTCATCATCTCCTGATTGAGTCCTCTCATCCTCAAGAAACCCTGGTGGCCATGGATTTTCCCTTCAGCTTCAAGGGCGGCGGCGATATCTATCTCTCTCGTCCCTTCTCTCACCACGTCCGCCGCTTTCGCAAACACCTTGGAGATTATCTCCCCTGATTTCTTTATCTGAGTAATTTCAAAAGGACTCTTGACGATCCTTACGTCTCTTATGAGTGATGAGATGTCTTCGAACTTGTCATAGCCGAGTATGGTTTTCCAGCGCTCGTAAACAGCGACGGGGAGCACATCAAACTCCATCCCCCCCGTACCCTTGAGCAAACCTCTGGCAAGAAGGGCGTCTTTCACATCCTTATCTTTCTTTATGGGGATAATTTCAAGAGGCGTCTCAATACCGGCCCTCACGAGGCTTTTTTCCACAAAAAAGAACGGCCCGTCGTCGACGGATACCACAAGGACCCCTTTCTGTATCGTGCCCGTGAAATAAAAGAGGTCGACATTCTGGAGAATAACCGCGAAGGAGAGACCTTTGGCGGCCATTTTTTCTCTGAACAGGTTTATCCTTGCATCTACTTCTTCTCTGGGGGTCAGATCACAAACGTTTAAGCTCTTCAACATGGCTCAAGATCCTTTCTATTATATCTTCTTTTTTCACCCTCTCGGATTCCTTCTCGCGCCTGAGTTTTATCTCCGCATACCCTTCTTTCAGGTTTCTTTCCCCGATAGTGATCCGTATGGGTATGCCGATGAGGTCGCAATCCTTGAATTTCACCCCTGGCCTTTCGTTCCTGTCGTCCAAGATGGCATCAATGCCTTTATCGAGAAGCGCATGGTATACCTGGAAAGCGAATTCCATGGATTCGGCATGGGAGGTGTTTACCGGCAGCACGTCCACCTCGAAAGGAGCTATGGCGATGGGGAGTATCATGCCGTTGTCGTCATGGCCCTGCTCAATGGCCGCGGCCACGGTCCTGGAAGCGCCGATACCGTAGCAGCCCATTACCATGAATTGCTCTTTACCGTTCTTGTCAAGGAAAGCGGCGTTCATCGCCTTGCTGTACTTGAGGCCGAGCTTGAAGATGTGGCCTACCTCAATCCCCTTTGTGGCGGTATGGGCTTCCCTGCACCGCGGGCAGAGGTCGCCCGCC from Syntrophobacterales bacterium includes:
- a CDS encoding gamma carbonic anhydrase family protein, translated to MGDVVIGDNCYIGHGAILRGDYGSIIVRSGVAVEEGVIVHAPPDSTSEIGERVTIGHGAIIHSASIGRLSVIGMGAILSIRSEIGENTIIAEGAVVKMNQIIPRDVVAGGNPTRIIRAIARKDIEFWTMGKDLYINLAKKYLEKGMHPT
- a CDS encoding Xaa-Pro peptidase family protein, whose amino-acid sequence is MLKSLNVCDLTPREEVDARINLFREKMAAKGLSFAVILQNVDLFYFTGTIQKGVLVVSVDDGPFFFVEKSLVRAGIETPLEIIPIKKDKDVKDALLARGLLKGTGGMEFDVLPVAVYERWKTILGYDKFEDISSLIRDVRIVKSPFEITQIKKSGEIISKVFAKAADVVREGTREIDIAAALEAEGKIHGHQGFLRMRGLNQEMMNIYVTHGHSATYASGADVPISGVGVTHAIGQGPSINTVQRGIPLIIDYGSGYNGYITDETRVYAAGELKEIFFKAYEVAREIVEDATVFGKEGIDGTEIFIRAHEKAKKARLEDHFMGYGEGQVGFVGHGLGLEINELPVITPRHHITLKEGMVFAFEPKFIFPNEGAVGIEVDYIVRKDRLERVVDFPIDIVPV